A genomic window from Nerophis ophidion isolate RoL-2023_Sa linkage group LG22, RoL_Noph_v1.0, whole genome shotgun sequence includes:
- the fkbp2 gene encoding peptidyl-prolyl cis-trans isomerase FKBP2: MRGVVFLAVTMLSLSPMMVCGSEKKKLQIGIKKRVDNCPIKSKKGDVLNMHYTGKLEDGTEFDSSIPRDRPFTFTLGTGQVIKGWDQGLLGMCEGEKRKLVIPAELGYGDRGAPPKIPGGATLIFEVELINIERRSEL, from the coding sequence ATGCGCGGGGTTGTGTTTTTAGCGGTGACGATGCTTTCTCTTAGCCCGATGATGGTGTGCGGGTCCGAGAAGAAAAAACTGCAAATCGGCATCAAGAAGCGAGTGGACAACTGTCCCATTAAGTCCAAGAAGGGAGATGTGCTGAACATGCACTACACGGGCAAACTGGAAGACGGCACCGAGTTTGACAGCAGCATTCCCCGCGACAGACCTTTCACCTTCACGCTGGGCACCGGGCAGGTGATTAAGGGTTGGGACCAAGGCCTGCTCGGCATGTGCGAGGGCGAGAAGAGGAAGCTGGTCATCCCCGCGGAGCTCGGCTATGGCGACCGGGGAGCTCCACCGAAGATACCCGGAGGAGCGACGCTCATCTTCGAGGTAGAGCTGATCAACATCGAGAGGAGATCTGAACTTTGA
- the ncbp2as2 gene encoding protein NCBP2AS2: MLSRMLFSLLNNLHVVEKLAESRPIRRAAQITAYAITKAHIFGRDASQRVLRSQTLRQVREEAGRAPGDMEDVGRRLRKVRETFVKEVKVGWKDGSRQIKK; encoded by the coding sequence ATGTTGTCTCGAATGTTATTCTCGCTGCTCAACAACCTCCATGTTGTTGAGAAACTGGCAGAATCTCGCCCGATCCGCAGGGCAGCACAGATTACAGCCTACGCCATCACCAAGGCTCATATATTCGGCCGGGACGCGTCGCAGCGAGTCTTGCGCTCCCAGACGCTGCGACAGGTCCGGGAGGAGGCTGGCAGAGCACCCGGGGACATGGAGGACGTCGGGAGGCGACTCCGGAAAGTCCGAGAGACATTTGTCAAGGAAGTGAAAGTCGGGTGGAAAGATGGATCCCGCcaaattaagaagtaa